The Bacteroidia bacterium genomic interval ATTTGTGGGGTATGTGGGCTCCAGAACATTGCTGAGTGCCCTGGTAAGCAAAGCCAAACTCTTCATTTTTCCTTCTGAAATTGAAGGAATGTCCATGATGTTATTGGAAGTGGGAAGTTTGGGTACCCCCATGATCTGTAGTGATATTCCGCAAAATCAGGCTGTCCTGAGCGGAGAAGAAGTCCTGTACTTTGCAAGCCAAAATGCAGAGGACTTAAAAAAGAAGTTGGATTTTGCCTTTGAGAATCCAACTGCAATGGCTGATATGGCTGATAGAACCATGGAAAAAGTGGCTAGTGAATATGCCGTTTCCAAAGTAGTACAACAATACGTAGACCTTTAATAAGCAAAACCTCTATCCCTCGCGAACATACGCGAAGGCCTGATTCATGAACTCTCATCTCCAGAAAAAGATTATCTCCTATGCAGCCCCGATTATGTCGGGACTAGGCATTCACAAATTATTTTCCCCCATCTATTCTGGTATAGGGAGTATCCTTATGTTTCATCGAATCGTGGAGCCAGGAAATCAGGCTCGTATTCATAATCACGAAAGCCTTGAGATCAGTCCTGAACATTTGCGTTCAACGGTGGCATTCTTCAGAAAAAGAGGATATAAATTCTATTCTTTGGATGAATTCCATAGCCGGATGCTTTCCGGACAGCTAAAAGAGAAATTCGTTCTACTGACCTTTGATGATGGTTATCTCGACAATTATGAATTGGCTTATCCTATTCTCAAAGAATTGGAAATTCCCTTTTGTATTTACATAACCACCAATTTCCCGGATCGAAAAGCCATCCTTTGGTGGTATTTACTGGAGGATATGTTGAGAGAAAATAAGCAGATTCAATTCAGCTTTGAAGGGAAAAACTATGATCTCCCTACGAGCAATCAACTGGAGAAAGAAGAAGCTTTTAGCCTTATCCGCAAATTGATCACTCAGCGTTTTGAGGCAGAAACTTATGAGCAGCAATTGAAGGAGGTTTTTCAGAACTATCAAAGCGATCTCTTTGCCTATGCAGAAAGCATGGCGATGAGTTGGGATCAGATCAAAGAGCTCGCGAGCGACGAATTGGTAACGATCGGGGCACATACCGTCAATCACTTTCCTTTACGGCAATTGAAAGAGGAAGAACTGGGACCTGAGATTATGGATTCCAAACGGATTATAGAAGGGCATCTGGGAAGTTCGGTCGATCATTTTGCCTATCCTTTTGGAAAAGCTCCGGAAGCCGATCAAAGGGAATTTGATTTTATCAAAGATGCCGGTTTTAAAACAGCCGTAACAACACGCATGAGTAATATTTTAGCGGGACATGCCTCTCATATGGAGGCCTTGCCCCGAATCAATATAAATCGGGTAAGCACCGATTCCGTTCTTAAATTACAGACAGGAGGCATGTTGCCCTTTGTCGTTCACAAAGGAAAGAAATTAGTTACCACCTAATCATGGATGATCCTATCCGCTTAGGGCTTCTCCTCGATTCATGGACCATCGAGACCTGGAAGTTCCGTCTGGTACAAAAACTCCTTTGCCTGGATTTCCTTAACCTGGTATCTGTTGAAGTAAGAGGGAAAAGAAAGAAAAATAATTCTATCCTTTCCCTGCATCGAAAAATAGATAAAAAAATATTCAAGCCGTCTGTAGATCCTATGGAGATGCAGGACGCAGGATCCTTATTGAAAGACCTATCTCAATCCAAAGAAGATGAGCTAGAGGTATTGATATATTTGGGAGATGATGAGTTAGACGAAAGTTACCTTGATAAGGCGACATTTGGACTCTGGTCGATGATCCACTTCAATAAAGACTCAGGTCCCATACCCATGCCGGGCTACCGGGAAATCCTGAGGAAGGACCCTCATGCGGTGTCAGCCATTCTCGTTAGAGACAAAGGCAATCCCAAAGGGCGGATTATCCAAAAGTCCTGGTCGCGTATAGATGCAAAATCTATCACCCGAACCCAGGAAATGATTTATGCCAAATCCATTTCTCTTATCCCTCGAAGTCTGGAAGCGCTCCATGAGCAAAAAGCCCTTCCGATAGAGATTGATAATAGTGATATCCCAAATGGCAAGATCAAAACTCATCCCTTTTTACTTGGAATAAACGGTTTCAAACATGGAGGCAGAATAGCGAAAGAACTGTTTCAAAAAGCTACAGGCAGAGGTCAGTGGTTTCTCATGTATAGCTTTGAAAATAGTCTTTGGAACAATGGACAGGAGTTTCTGCCCATTTTTCCTCCCAAGGAAGCTTTTTGGGCCGATCCTTTTGTAGTTGAACGGAATGATCAATACTATATCTTCTTCGAAGAACTCCCTTATGAAAGCAATAAGGGACATATTTCCTGTATGCGGCTCAATATAGAAAGTGGAGAACCTGAAGAGTCCTTTGTAGTACTCGAAAAAGAGTATCACCTCTCCTACCCTTTTATATTTGAGTATGAAAGGGATCTATACATGATCCCCGAGTCATGCGAGAACCGGAGCATAGAACTCTATCGATGCAAGGACTTTCCAGGAGAATGGGAGTACCTGGGAAATCTGATGGAAGGGGTAAATGCCGTAGATACAACCCTCTTTTTTTACCAGGGATACTGGTGGATGTTTTCTTCTATTGCCGAGCATGAAGGTGCCTTGCATGATGATGAGCTTTCCCTTTTCTATGCGGACACTCCTTTAAGCAGAAACTGGACACCACATCCGGCCAATCCCATCGTATCAGATGTTCGTAAAGCTCGCATGGCTGGTAAAGTCTTTCGCCATGAAGGAAAGATTTACCGACCTGCTCAAGATTGCAGCGGACGCTATGGTCGAGCCTTTTCTTTCTATGAGATAGAAGAATTGAACCCAGAGACCTATCGAGAAAGACTGGTAAGAAATATCCAGGCTGATTGGAACCCGAAGTT includes:
- a CDS encoding polysaccharide deacetylase family protein, which translates into the protein MNSHLQKKIISYAAPIMSGLGIHKLFSPIYSGIGSILMFHRIVEPGNQARIHNHESLEISPEHLRSTVAFFRKRGYKFYSLDEFHSRMLSGQLKEKFVLLTFDDGYLDNYELAYPILKELEIPFCIYITTNFPDRKAILWWYLLEDMLRENKQIQFSFEGKNYDLPTSNQLEKEEAFSLIRKLITQRFEAETYEQQLKEVFQNYQSDLFAYAESMAMSWDQIKELASDELVTIGAHTVNHFPLRQLKEEELGPEIMDSKRIIEGHLGSSVDHFAYPFGKAPEADQREFDFIKDAGFKTAVTTRMSNILAGHASHMEALPRININRVSTDSVLKLQTGGMLPFVVHKGKKLVTT